The genomic region CATAAGTTGAAACGGAAATTCCGTTTCCATAATTAAACTCAAGAGGATTAACgcaaaaatatgttatttcattaaggttgaaataaatttaaaatgggTACCAAAAGCCTTTCTAGACACCCTGGTGCAATTTTCCGCTTGAAACGGCCTTCCAAGTGCAGACCAGACTTTACGGCTACCGTCATTTCCCCGTTGTCAtcattattttgaatttaatttattgcatCATCCGGAAAAACTGAATCGCCATGAGGGTGCTCGAGCGTTCCATCACAGCGAACCCCCGTAGGACAGAGTTGACAGGTAAATGATGATCCGTTCGGAAACGACGTGGAAAAAAGAGACTTGGTGATCGGACATTgatataaatcaattataattattttccccttttttcaaCCCTTCGATCCGTTTGCAGCCGAATGGTCATTTTTCTGGCACCCGAAACGATTGAACAACCATGAAAGGATGCGGCGAAACTTCCTTCACcctcgtgttgttttttttaatcaccCCAACGATACAAAGGAGAAACCCTTGAAAGCGGATTATGTTTGGTtattttggttgaaatttattCCCAGCTAAATTTAAATAACGATTCGTTTGTCACAAGCAATTTAATGAAACTATGAAGAACGCACCGCGTGTCAATTGAAGGATTAACTTTCCACTACGGTTGGTCCATTTGAAAGGATAAtggaacgtgtgtgtgtgtacgtatcGGTTGGAAAGAGGAACCTTCGGTATAGTTACCGCACCTTAATGTTGGCTCCACTTACGCAGCTCCACACGTTTCGTACCTTCCtttccaaaaaccaaaagcCGCAATTTAATCGGCTTCAATCACATTAACGTCCAATGAGCTGGAGGGACCATTTTTGGCTTGAGCTTCATTTGAGCGAGTGTTCAATAGTGAATCGGTTAaatgtttaatgaaaatggttatcccaatatttttttctattatgtCCATttccacaaaaacaaaatatcgtTAAGCtatatttaaataaagtgaaaataaaactaaaattggGGGAGTATGTTCCATTTATTCAGTAAATTCAGCTAACGAAACATTTATTTGGTTCGAAATTAATCACTTattgaatatatttaaattgaacACATGGTTATTTAAGTCATCAAATCTAGTAAAGGTTTAAACCACCATATGAAATCGAATAAAAAGCTAAAAAAGCATGCCTCCATATCGTCAACCGGCTCCGTTAATCAATCTGCGGCGCGCACGTAATGCCGGCATCATAACCTTCGCAGTGCACCAGCATGGCCATTTGGTAAATCGCAAATGAACCGTAAAATGTTCAATGATTGGTAACAATTGCGGCAGCATATCAATTCCGTGTGgtctgaaaaaataatgcccaACGTAATGGTTAGATGACACAGGGTCCAACCAGGCGGAGGGTATACGCTGAACATCCCCTAccattattttattgaaagctgagcatgaaacaaaagaaaaacagataaatATTTCCCACTTTTCGCTAGTCTTTGTCCCGCAGATGCATATCAATCCGGTGGCGGTCGCGTGCAATAAACGGCCGGAGCAAATAGAGCAATTATTACATACTGGTTGCACGATTCCCGAACATTGGCGCAGCGATGCAGTGgtgtaatatttattttacgaaaTCCGACCCCGACCAGAGGAACTGTTGACTTTTATTCGCAGTAGACGATCCGGCAAATTGACACCCTTTTTACGAGAATTGATTTATTCATATGGAAATGGGTGCACTTGTTTAAATTGCACAATTGTATTCTATAACAATCACCAAGGCCGTGGAGTGTGTGAATTTCATTATGAAAAATGATCAGTAGTATGCACAGATGGAAAAGATTTGAATGTTGAAATTTTGATATTATATTGAAACAAGTGATGTAAAGAGGAgtcaaataaaacattttcaatatgCCAGTAAATTATTatgtaaattattattaattacgAATGTATCGTGCCAGAGATTCGCAACAGATTACACATCACGATAGGTTTTTGCAAATTATATTTACTGGCAACGTACTCACAGAAGAATAATTGCAATAACTTAGTAAATTTAATCGAGGAGGTAGGGGTtcctggggtaatacgcaccccttacGAAAGATAATTGAGTTTTCAATGAACTTCACGAGTAGTTGTTGATTTTAAAACTGATTTAGTTCATTAAGGTTCACACTAGTAACCTGTTGAGGAAACTTAGCTAAAAcaatcatgattttttttatttctaaaaacttcttcttcttctgcttcttcttcttcttcttggcgtaacgatctcttggtcatgcctgcccgttaagggcttacgagacttgtttccctgttgtacgtggatagtcagtcctctcgtacaggggagggtccggtctcggttgggattcaaacccacgccgtcgaggtggtgagcctcggcgctcatgggccgattttctaaccggcgctaccgctcggctgtcgcggaccccccttTCAGTATCGTATTATATTTACTCAATTGAAATAGCAATTTTGTTCCATCTCAGTTCttcaaactataacaaagtttATATGTTTTATCATCAAATCAATGGCCATCAATCGCTTTATGTtctgttttacttctttgATTTTCATGCCGTGTATTTTTACAATAATACATTCAGTGCTCCAATTGAAATAGATTTCTGATTGAGCAAAGTAATCTGAAGCAGAAATCCTGCACCACTCGTTTATGAGCCCATGTTCGGATCTTCTttcatacaaaatgcattaAATCGTATGAGGaaagaacaaagcacgctactacaaaccagcttcgaacgatttgtcaaacgacgaaaaccgaggtcGACGAAAGCctgtattttaaattaaaatacgaGTAAATTTGCATTCTTACTGAGAGTTTTTTGGGAGAGAAAAACAGCGATTTATCCAGTTTATTCCTTAGCGGAGTGATCAGCAAAATTCTACCAGGAACTCTCCCAACCGAtgacgttttttgttttttcacggTGAATACTTTTCTTACGTTTTTCACaggaaacaggaaaaaatgCGTTTTGCCGCTAGCTGCCCCTATATAAATAACAAGAAGCAAATAAATTCTACTATTTCTAGTAGTGTTTAGCTAAGCAGTATAGTGCGTATGATATTAACAATTtatcaataaaatattataggGTATATCAATATGCCCAtagatttattattattaaaccAACTCAACAATCCAAAGTTCAATACTTACCTTAATATTCTCCTGATGTGATGTAGGCTGAGACTGACTGGTGTATGCAAATAGAATCAGATGGACGCAGATTCTGTTCGCACAATTGAGGTTAACTAATGGTCTTTTAAGGGCACACTTTTTGCCGTTATCTCTTCCAGCCGTTGATGCTTCCCTACTCAATTATTCTCGTACAAATTCTTATCTGTCTACAGGTTCGTGTTTATTGTAATGACCTGGatgatgaatttttttttattgcctgTATATAAAACCCGTTTTGTTTGGTTACATCGTGCGCACAACTACTACGGCATTGGGGCCGGTTTCGGTGTAGGCCAGAGCGCAATACAACCTTGGTGCAACCCAGACCGCGGGGTTCAGTTAGCGTCACGATCGCGAACGCGCCACTGGTACGCACCGTCGGGAGTTTGTTTCGTTACGCTTCGTGTAGATTTGTGGATAGAACAGCTGTCAGTGGAGTGGCCTGCGAGTTAGCCGAGATGGCGTGGCACGTCGGGTTATTTCTGCTCGGTGGTGTATTTGCACTGATTTACGCCTTGATCGTACAGCGGTATCGCTATTGGACGATCCGAAAGGTCCCAACGCTGCCGGCTTCGTTTCCCCTCGGGAACTTTGGAGCTCTCCGGCGTCTCTCGCCGGCGGAAGTGTCCACCGAGCTGTACCGCCAAATGGACCGGAAGGAGCGGTTCTACGGGCTGTTTATGACACTCAAGCCCGCCATCATGATCACCGACCTCGATCTCATCAAGACGGTGCTCATCAAAGACTTCAGCTACTTTCCAGACCACGGTATCTACCACAACGAGCGCGTTGATCCGCTGTCCGCGCACCTGTTCTGTCTGGAGGGCACCAAATGGAAGAGCGTCCGCTCGAAGCTATCGCCGACCTTCACGTCCGGTCGCATGAAGGCAATGTTTCCGATCCTACACGAGGTCGCCGGTAACTTCCGGCAGTATCTGCACACGCAGCTCACCGCCGAACCGACCGAGCTCGACCTGAAGGATTGCTGCGCACGCATGATGATCGATAACATCGGTGGCTGCGCGTTCGGCATCGAGTGCAACAGCTTCCGCGAGCCGGACAGTGCGTTCCGGCGGTCGGGTGAGCTGGTGTTCGACAGTCCACGGTATTCGCAGCTCGTTACCACCGTGCTGAGGCTGTACCCCGCCATCGGGCACGCACTCGGGCTCAAGATGCACCACGACGAGGTGATCGCGTTCTTCACCGGGCTCGTCGAGGACACGGTGGCGATGCGCGAACGGAGCGCCACCAAGCGTAACGACCTGCTCGACACCATGATCGAGCTGAAGAGTGCGACCGAGGCTGGCCTGACGATGAATGAGCTGACGGCGCAAGCGTTCGGTTTCTTTCTGGCCGGTTACGAAACGTCGTCTTCCAACATTACCTTCTGCCTGTACGAGCTGGCGTTGAACGAGGAGTGTCAGGAGCGGGCGAGAGCCTGCGTCCAAGAGGCTCTGCGGAAACATGGCGGCTTGACCTACGAGGCCATCGCGGATATGGAGTACTTGGATCGTTGCATAAACGGTAAGTTAAAGGGGACAGGATTTTAAATTGGTTCATTTTGCACACCATCTGTACTCTAATTAAGGGCCTTCAAAGGAGGTCCTgttaattttgcaaaacaaaccttTTTTTAATAGTCACTAGCTGCCTCGgttaaacattgttttaacgACATACAACTGTTGAAAATAATTGGTTTTTTAATTGCACATTTTGATTGCCCACTCTATGCTCTGTAAAAATCAAAGAGTTCTAAAACTCAGTCGTAATACTTACATCTTCCTTAGATTTGCAAGCTGGATCGATGAAAATCCGGCCTAAGTTTGGTATTTTTACAACAAACTCTTCGATGGTTCTTGCCTCGACGTTTGTTTCGAAACaaaatttgttattattaCCTACACATAAcaaagattatttttcttgttattgCAAAGAAACGATTTGTACGAAAACAACGCTCTGTGGAGAGCCATGCTGCTATGGCTGTTTATAGATGGCAGTGAAGATTACACTCATATGTCATTGttgcatgtaaacaaataaaccaatTTATGACTATAGAAAATcgtaattaaataataaagaatACTGTTTCCAGACGTGAGATAtagttaaaaacatattttcatgaaTAAGAAACATGAGTGcaaagtttgattaattttggTTCAGCCGTTTAGGAGGACATTAACCAAtaacaccgtgacacaagaattttatttatatagaTTTAAAGTTCATCTGAATGCTTTAAGGGTTTTATCGCCTTCGTTGGCTTGCAATAATTGAAAATGGGTTCCAACTAGAGTTGAGTGATTCAGACATGTAGAGAGATTCATAAATCCCAAAGTATTATGAAGAATTGTTAGGGAAGACCATTCCCATTCTAGCTCACTAGCTACATTCTAAAACCAAAGAATTTTAGATTCATGAGTGTTTGGAAAGATTCCCAAATATTTTGAGATCaactttaacacgttaagcgctacgcgcAAATTGTACTACTtcccgttctgccagcgattcgtagaaacgccggcctacccaacgggctctgtcggcccgagcagaccgacgccggcttacggggaagaacactgtcggccccacggggccgacgtagcgcttaacgtgttaattgAATGAATCTTGAGTGAAAAATTTGTATTGATTTCGCTAAGAACATTCATAAAACACAACTCTAGCTCCAACTTGAGGAAAGTGTTCGGAATTCCATTACAGTCCATAAACTTTAACAAAGCTCGGGCACGCAAAATCTGAAAAGGAATTATATTTGTGATCAACCGCTTTTACGTGGCTTTCAAAactataaatataaaacattctTGAAAGAAGTTAAGAAACGCAACCATACTCCCAAGTTGACCTACAATTAAAGACAAATATTCGGCTCTATTTTAGAAACCCTGCGCAAATACCCACCGCTGCCGGTGCTTCATCGACTGTCCTGCAAACCGTACCAGCTTCCGGGCACCGACGTGATCCTCCCGGCTAAGATGAAGCTCCTCATACCGGTGTACGCGATCCAGCGGGACGAACGGTACTACCCCGACCCGGAACGCTTCGATCCGGACCGGTTCGCGCCGGAGGAGGTCGCCAAGCGCCACTTCAGCACGTTCCTTTCGTTCGGCGAAGGGCCACGGATATGTATCGGTCAGCGGCTGGGCGTGATGCAGTCACGCGTCGGCCTGGCGACGCTTTTAGCCCACTTCCGCTTCCGACCCGGGCCCAGCACACCGATCCCACTGGTGTACGCGAAGGATGCCGTGACGTTGCAGAACAACGGACCCGTCCGTCTGCTCGTCGAACCATTATAATAGAGCAATGTTGAGTAAAAACATCAATTAAACATTAAAGTGCAGAAGGTGTTAGCAAACATTCAAGAACAGCttaaatgaaatattcacTGTCGATTAAAGTTTTGTAGCATTTGTAGATCTCAGTATATTTTCTTATGTTGTTtcaataaaccattttattcaattgaaaaaaaaaattaccatgAATTTGAAAGAGGAAACTTTTTTCTTACATGATATTTAACAATCAACACCAGCTAAACGTAATCATACCTCAACCAATTTGGAAAGCTTCCGTTCattgaaaaaagggaaaaataaacatgcatAACTTACATCAAAGCCATATTTGAAAAACTCCACCATCGATCGTCAAAGTGTGAAGCAAAAATCGAATATCATTTGACCTTTAACACCACGCTCTTAAAAAGCCGATCAACCCCTAACCTTTACAGCCGGATGCGGAGTGAACATCGAGATGATAAAACGTAAAGtcctcacaaaaaaaaacagaacaaaataaaaagaaaagtgacCGTGCCGGATTTatcaaaatgcaaaatgaCATGATTTATTTACCGAAACTAAAAGATATAAATTTTGCAACCGGCAAAAAGGACGGGCGGCCGCCCGTGTCTGCCGGCTGTTTGGAAAAAGTAACAAGCTTTCCAATAAAAGTGGCCGGATGGAAGAGGTGTCCGAACAGGATGAAGAACACTAAAAGAAGGGCAAAAAATAGACTGAACTTGCCTCTAACTAgtacgaaaaaaagggaaaaaatgatgGCGCATTCGAACGGACAAACGGAAAAAACGGGACTTAGACATTTCGGGTAGGAGGAGAAGGATGGCTGGTATGGGGGAGGGAGCAAAACGAACGCCCAATCCCCGATTTGCAACCTACCAAAGCGAGGGCGCACACCGTCGATGCAAGGAAACCGATGCAGCATTGCGAAGCCAGGAGTAAAATCGACTTCGACAAAAACAGGACAAAAGAACCTCCCCAAAAAAGGACACTGTCACGTTGGGGTAATTTTTTCAACCGTTCTGCTTTTCCTATTGtgttaaggttttttttttttgcttttttgctgCAGCACCTCTCCCCGGGGGGATGTTTTGATGCGCAAAGGGCAGCTTATTGGCCACGAAACGGGTTAGCCAACCGTGGAGGTGTCCTGGGAGCATTCCATAAAAAAGAGTATACCTCGTTCTGGTATCGCTCGTTTGCCCAAAACCAACGGTGTGTCCGTCCCGGGACGGTGTGATAAAGGCACCATCCATCCTCACAACACGTGTCCGGGCGCTAGTCTGGCAAGGACCTTCCCGGCTAGCTCAGCGCTGGGGTCCCGAAATTGCTTCATGTCAGCTCGTTTCGCTGACAGCGTGGCACGAATGTTGTGGCATCCACTCGAAACCGACACTACCACGGCCGGCTCCTCGTGGCTCCTCTGGGgacacaaaaataaaccaactaaCGAAGGTGTCACCTTTTGGCAAGAGCATGGCCCAACCGACGATCAACTTAAACGACCCTGCGATGGGAAGATCTAGCcgggtgtttctttttttccacaccTCACTCACGCTCTTTAAAAAATCTGACAAACGATTTCCTCCTCGCACCAcaattttccttttaatcAAAACGGAAGGTGCAATATGGGAGCTCACTTGCATCGAGCGTGCACTCGCCTCACTAACGTTAGCATCCGATTATTTCCTTAAGGCACCCGCTCTGCTGGTTTTTGTACGTTTTTCAACTTCAATTTCAAACTAACACTCTGACATCTGACAGTGAACAACTTCTTTGCTTCTTAAACTATCAAAAAACAACAGAGGAAAACAATCACACCTCCACAATAAAACAGTCGTCGTGGCGAGTCTCCGCCTACTCTTCCGACGTACGCAAACTTTTGTCAACCTGGTATTGGTAAATTTACATGCTCGGTTTACCGGATTGTGCAGCAAATTGTATCTAACTTTCGACACCACAAGTTTACAAtgtggttggtttttctaAACTTTGATTGAACTATCAGTCGGAACGGTGGCAAGAGTGGGACGATGTAAGCATGTGGAGGGCTTTCGAAAGTTTGATTAGAGAGAAGCTGCATTTTCTCAACTGCCAGCAAAAGCTACGCTTGGTGTGCAATAACGAAGTGTAGGGTTTTGTAAATCACTTTACACAATTTCTCCATatatttaaaactaaaaaaaaaactaagagaGATGGAGGTTTGGTCTATGTATGTAATTTTGGCCGTAATGGAAAGAACATCAATTACCACACTGATTTCAATGTGTTAATATCGATTTCTTCTAGTTAAATGCCAAGTTTGATAGCGATTGTACCACTAttgctattttttaaatagcttTAAAATATACGACGCTGTCAAATTGTTGGCGAATATGAAAGTGGATAGtaataattttcacaaaatTTGAGAGATGCTTAGAATTATCAAAGCTCAAATGCATGTAAAACTGGTCAAAATTGACACCGACAGTTGATTGTtacagaaaaaacaacaaattaagtattaaatacttaaaaataaaaatagcaaactATGTATTTATTCTCTCGTATTTAACAATGATAAAAGTAGATAGCAGTTTCTAAATTGTATTAAAGATTATTCAAAGCatcgaaaacatgaaaaaaaacattgttttagtGTGGCCAATACTGGTACACTAGTGTGAATTTTATTGCATGTGTGTAATggtgatgtttttcttggtGACCCTTTCCTAATGTGTCCAAAACTGTAATTTTTCCCCTAttgctttattttcgtttGGCTTACAAATCCctgttgttttaattgaagtgtttgaatgtgtccTTCAAATTAGTTAAATTGGTTCGGTATTGGAATGTACTATATACACTTACATGAgtgaaaaattagcaaaaagcACTCATAAACTTCTCGTTACCAGAGACTTTACGAAACTTACAATTCCCAACTTTGGTTTAACTGTTCACTTGTAATAATCCGCATTGAATCAATCGAAGTCTGTTGTGTTACCAAACACGGCCAAAGTGCAAATCCTTTCGGGTGTGAAAATTAACCTCACCAGTTGGAATTCCgctttttctccatttcgtGTCCACTTTCGGGACCGTATACGGTGCCTTCACATGGACCGGGCTGTTTCCGCAAGACATTTGATTa from Anopheles coustani chromosome 3, idAnoCousDA_361_x.2, whole genome shotgun sequence harbors:
- the LOC131259147 gene encoding probable cytochrome P450 6a14; this encodes MAWHVGLFLLGGVFALIYALIVQRYRYWTIRKVPTLPASFPLGNFGALRRLSPAEVSTELYRQMDRKERFYGLFMTLKPAIMITDLDLIKTVLIKDFSYFPDHGIYHNERVDPLSAHLFCLEGTKWKSVRSKLSPTFTSGRMKAMFPILHEVAGNFRQYLHTQLTAEPTELDLKDCCARMMIDNIGGCAFGIECNSFREPDSAFRRSGELVFDSPRYSQLVTTVLRLYPAIGHALGLKMHHDEVIAFFTGLVEDTVAMRERSATKRNDLLDTMIELKSATEAGLTMNELTAQAFGFFLAGYETSSSNITFCLYELALNEECQERARACVQEALRKHGGLTYEAIADMEYLDRCINETLRKYPPLPVLHRLSCKPYQLPGTDVILPAKMKLLIPVYAIQRDERYYPDPERFDPDRFAPEEVAKRHFSTFLSFGEGPRICIGQRLGVMQSRVGLATLLAHFRFRPGPSTPIPLVYAKDAVTLQNNGPVRLLVEPL